In the genome of Deltaproteobacteria bacterium, one region contains:
- a CDS encoding flavodoxin family protein, which produces MKALAISGSPRKGGNTETLLQVCLEQLATHQIESQLISLRDKTIKGCRACGACARQRDKTCITKDDDFHPIFAAMQQADILIVGSPVYFGSATPEIMALLDRAGYVSRANGHLFSRKIGGPLAIARRAGQNFTYAQLNFWFSINDMIVPGSTYWNVALAREAGAVNNDQEAINTIIHFADNLAWLALKLQ; this is translated from the coding sequence ATGAAGGCCCTTGCCATCTCAGGTAGTCCGCGTAAAGGCGGCAATACCGAAACTCTATTGCAAGTTTGCCTTGAGCAACTGGCTACGCACCAAATTGAAAGTCAACTCATTTCATTGCGCGACAAAACGATAAAGGGATGTCGAGCTTGCGGTGCCTGTGCACGCCAACGCGATAAAACTTGTATTACTAAAGATGATGATTTTCATCCGATTTTTGCGGCCATGCAACAAGCTGACATTTTAATAGTTGGCTCACCAGTATATTTTGGCTCTGCTACTCCAGAAATAATGGCGTTGCTTGACCGCGCTGGTTATGTATCACGCGCAAATGGTCATCTCTTCTCTCGTAAGATCGGCGGCCCGCTAGCAATAGCTAGGCGTGCAGGGCAAAATTTTACTTATGCCCAATTAAATTTCTGGTTTTCTATCAATGACATGATTGTGCCAGGTTCTACTTATTGGAATGTTGCCTTAGCTCGTGAAGCTGGTGCTGTAAATAATGACCAAGAAGCAATTAATACTATTATTCACTTTGCTGATAACCTTGCGTGGTTAGCTCTTAAGTTACAGTAA
- a CDS encoding radical SAM protein, whose protein sequence is MKILFIALNSPSHLSIWNYLSIEALIGHINGIYSDKDIQCSTLYCNSNKDVKKIIKEINSGKYKLIGFSIQSYTLDFFNKIIKKLKHTNSIFLFGNQLPTYFPKEILQIVLSNTRISYNQAFCVMGEGEKTIADVIDLILYKILNIDNLKTINNIVYYNGNSFNDKTVKKVAPILSKLPYPPQYDLLKINKNSSVQMQLSRGCGHAKCSYCTRFSFRHYKKWESFSIERIEKDLKNIILNLKCKIIEFSDDEFFGGTEKVHIQRLNKILDIIENTGEKISYRLFIRPDSIYKKGNPNNHEIERILKRMKKTGLERIYIGIESGSCSQLKRYNRGLDKDVIIKSIEILQKLNIPFDCGFILFDPKLNLDELIESAEFYLKYNLIKGNQWFWRSLIINKGSFWGEDLAAFKIKKFNLNSMSYDYEIEDPQVRYIMNIARSKSKTTSVLFYALKQITKRNFSCDNENEVSVAKELVEKNGIIYVQLIRELGISLKNNNRKNLKKAIYEANKNLKLVIQETLDKIDYFKNKNDRIFLQKLLTGIK, encoded by the coding sequence ATGAAGATTCTTTTTATTGCGTTAAATTCTCCATCTCATCTTTCCATCTGGAATTATCTTTCTATTGAAGCATTAATCGGTCATATCAATGGAATTTATTCCGATAAGGATATTCAATGTAGTACATTATATTGTAATTCAAATAAAGATGTAAAAAAAATAATAAAAGAAATTAATTCCGGCAAATATAAACTTATTGGGTTCAGTATTCAGTCTTATACATTAGATTTTTTCAATAAAATAATAAAAAAACTAAAACATACGAATTCAATATTTTTATTTGGAAATCAATTGCCTACTTATTTCCCTAAAGAAATCCTACAAATCGTTTTATCAAATACGAGAATATCTTACAACCAGGCTTTCTGTGTTATGGGAGAAGGAGAAAAAACAATAGCCGATGTTATTGATTTAATCCTATATAAAATTCTTAACATTGATAATTTAAAAACAATTAATAATATTGTTTATTATAATGGTAATTCTTTTAATGATAAAACTGTAAAAAAAGTCGCACCAATATTATCCAAACTGCCATATCCACCTCAATATGATTTATTAAAAATCAACAAGAATTCTTCTGTTCAAATGCAATTATCGAGGGGATGCGGACATGCGAAATGTTCGTACTGTACCAGATTTAGCTTCAGACATTATAAAAAATGGGAAAGTTTCAGTATTGAAAGAATCGAGAAAGACCTGAAAAATATAATATTAAACCTAAAGTGTAAAATTATAGAATTTTCTGATGATGAATTTTTCGGAGGTACAGAAAAAGTTCATATTCAAAGACTGAATAAAATATTGGATATTATTGAAAATACAGGGGAAAAGATCTCTTATCGTTTATTTATCCGGCCTGATAGTATATATAAAAAAGGTAATCCTAATAATCATGAAATAGAAAGAATTTTAAAACGCATGAAAAAAACTGGATTAGAACGAATTTATATTGGGATTGAAAGCGGATCATGTTCACAACTAAAGCGCTACAACAGAGGTCTTGATAAGGATGTAATAATAAAATCGATTGAGATACTTCAAAAGCTGAATATTCCTTTCGATTGCGGATTTATACTTTTTGACCCCAAACTTAATCTTGATGAATTAATTGAATCAGCGGAATTTTATTTAAAATATAACCTGATAAAAGGTAATCAATGGTTTTGGAGATCGCTCATAATTAATAAAGGCTCCTTTTGGGGAGAGGATCTCGCAGCTTTTAAAATTAAAAAATTTAATCTTAATTCGATGAGTTATGACTATGAAATTGAAGATCCACAGGTCAGATATATTATGAATATTGCCCGATCAAAAAGTAAAACAACAAGCGTACTTTTCTATGCATTAAAACAAATCACGAAGAGAAATTTTTCTTGTGATAACGAAAATGAGGTCTCTGTTGCTAAAGAACTAGTTGAAAAAAATGGTATCATTTATGTTCAACTTATTAGAGAACTCGGGATTAGTTTAAAAAACAATAATAGAAAAAATTTAAAAAAAGCTATATACGAGGCTAATAAAAATTTGAAATTAGTAATTCAGGAAACTCTTGATAAAATAGATTATTTTAAAAATAAAAATGATAGAATATTTCTTCAAAAACTTTTAACTGGAATTAAGTAA
- a CDS encoding metallophosphoesterase produces MPNLLIAILLSSTVLTAQHSSWSHYRKVNRYKCPGPFDTLKRSQKIKIANKSYIHSGYRLEVQNPDSDNTIILGVLGSIKDTSEATKLNLKQALAWFAQKQVEWIIADGDLGSEENDLEDALGILAASKLPVLTLLGNSESRSTYARVFNRVGAYNLIDGVMVRQIIADDLELWVLPGYYDQEYKRQGAGCVYKPEDIDAMLTTIKPAGNLPIALVSHGPPRGSGELALDYISAKRNVGDPELNRLLQNANIPFGFFGHILEAGGRAVGSDFSSAIPAATMVTNLYINNGSIAAEAWKMNDGSTSKGMAMIVTIKGKQAMYETKQW; encoded by the coding sequence ATGCCAAATCTTTTAATTGCAATTTTGTTATCTAGTACTGTTTTAACTGCACAACATTCAAGTTGGTCACATTATCGTAAAGTTAACCGCTATAAATGTCCTGGTCCCTTTGATACGCTTAAAAGGTCGCAAAAAATTAAAATTGCAAATAAAAGTTATATTCATTCGGGTTATCGCCTTGAGGTGCAAAATCCCGATTCAGACAATACTATTATTTTAGGAGTTTTAGGATCGATTAAAGACACCAGTGAAGCGACAAAATTAAATTTAAAGCAAGCATTAGCATGGTTTGCGCAAAAACAAGTAGAATGGATAATTGCTGATGGCGATCTTGGTTCTGAAGAAAATGATCTTGAAGACGCTTTAGGCATACTAGCCGCAAGCAAATTGCCAGTATTAACGCTGCTTGGTAATAGCGAGAGTCGTAGCACCTATGCGCGTGTTTTTAATCGGGTGGGTGCTTATAATCTAATCGATGGAGTTATGGTGCGTCAGATCATAGCTGATGACCTCGAGCTCTGGGTGTTGCCGGGCTATTATGATCAAGAATATAAACGCCAAGGGGCTGGTTGTGTTTATAAGCCCGAAGATATTGACGCAATGCTAACAACAATTAAACCAGCAGGTAATCTTCCTATTGCGCTAGTCTCTCATGGTCCGCCACGAGGCAGCGGAGAGTTGGCCTTAGATTACATTAGTGCCAAACGTAATGTGGGTGACCCTGAATTAAATCGTTTGTTACAGAACGCTAATATTCCATTTGGTTTTTTCGGGCATATTCTTGAAGCAGGCGGGCGTGCTGTGGGTAGTGATTTTTCAAGTGCCATACCAGCAGCAACCATGGTGACAAATTTATATATTAACAATGGTAGTATTGCCGCCGAAGCGTGGAAAATGAATGATGGCAGTACCAGTAAAGGTATGGCAATGATAGTTACTATTAAAGGCAAGCAAGCTATGTATGAGACTAAGCAGTGGTGA
- a CDS encoding uroporphyrinogen-III synthase, translated as MGILSNKLIIVTRALTQARELTSLLKSYGAIVVEIPVLDIKPVTKQELTIFKEAIKKAIAGYYDGILFTSSNAVKIFNDFIASQNINSQNITTQFFAVGQTTTKTLSQFGYSPIHTAAIANAENLLLTIQDAFGEHIAQQHLLWPRARNARLVLIEGLRLSGAQLDAIVAYETCLINSNSDLPADNPIDWITFASPSTVNAFTKKFGILSAKVACIGSITAAAAQKAGWVVSAIADEPSAHGLVKVIINNK; from the coding sequence ATGGGTATTCTATCAAACAAATTAATTATAGTTACCCGCGCCCTAACTCAAGCACGTGAGTTAACTAGTCTGCTTAAGAGTTACGGCGCTATCGTAGTTGAAATTCCGGTGCTCGACATTAAGCCGGTAACTAAACAAGAATTAACGATATTTAAAGAAGCTATTAAAAAGGCGATAGCGGGATATTATGATGGTATCTTATTTACTAGTAGCAATGCAGTAAAAATATTTAATGATTTTATAGCATCTCAAAATATAAATTCTCAAAACATCACAACTCAGTTTTTCGCAGTTGGCCAAACTACGACTAAAACATTGAGTCAATTTGGTTATTCACCTATTCATACTGCCGCTATCGCTAATGCGGAAAATCTTTTACTTACAATACAAGATGCCTTTGGTGAACATATCGCCCAACAACACTTGCTATGGCCACGAGCACGTAACGCACGCCTAGTATTAATTGAAGGCTTACGACTAAGTGGGGCGCAATTAGATGCAATCGTTGCCTATGAAACTTGTCTAATAAATTCAAATTCTGATTTACCTGCTGATAATCCAATTGACTGGATAACTTTTGCTAGTCCATCTACCGTCAATGCTTTCACTAAAAAATTTGGTATTCTTTCGGCAAAAGTAGCTTGTATTGGCTCAATAACAGCAGCCGCAGCGCAAAAGGCTGGCTGGGTAGTCTCAGCAATCGCTGATGAGCCGTCTGCTCATGGTTTAGTTAAAGTAATTATAAATAATAAATAA
- a CDS encoding response regulator — translation MSINVLIVDDDRVVSMTLRRQLLSVGYESKTANTAGEALKLAEHEPFTAIFVDYYLPDDDGIHVMEQLRQIQPQTTLIMTTGCNEETIRSELLKAHLADCQILQKPWSFSKMLMIVGIAARQRE, via the coding sequence GTGTCTATAAACGTTTTAATTGTTGATGATGACCGAGTGGTCAGTATGACGCTTAGGCGTCAACTTTTATCTGTTGGTTATGAAAGCAAGACCGCCAACACTGCAGGAGAAGCACTCAAACTTGCTGAACATGAACCATTTACCGCAATTTTTGTAGATTATTATTTACCAGATGATGATGGTATACATGTAATGGAGCAATTACGCCAAATACAACCGCAGACTACTTTGATAATGACAACAGGATGTAATGAAGAAACTATTCGTAGCGAACTATTAAAGGCTCATTTAGCAGACTGTCAAATTTTACAAAAGCCTTGGTCGTTTAGTAAGATGTTGATGATAGTTGGAATAGCTGCACGACAACGTGAATAA